The following coding sequences lie in one Gemmatimonadota bacterium genomic window:
- a CDS encoding dienelactone hydrolase family protein: MARKRGRRAAALLALVGALVACSDPVATSASQTFDPGEFVASDGTSLRYRLHVPERVGSALLPLIVFLHGSGGAGTDNQAQISGGNTYGTEAWTTPAVEGTTPVFVVAPQIPAGSRWDAFGSDDISRFERGVLELVDALEAARPIDPDRIYLVGQSIGGMGVWDLISKRAERFAAAVPVCGAGEPSRAAAARSVPVWAFHGELDATVPVAGSRDMIAALRAIGADPRYTEYSDGGHDVWTRAFRDPELIPWVLAQRRRSP; the protein is encoded by the coding sequence GTGGCTCGAAAAAGGGGTCGCCGGGCGGCTGCGTTGCTGGCTCTGGTCGGTGCGCTGGTCGCGTGCAGTGATCCGGTGGCGACGTCGGCCAGCCAGACGTTCGATCCTGGTGAGTTTGTGGCGTCGGATGGGACATCGCTCCGGTACCGACTGCATGTGCCCGAGCGCGTGGGGTCCGCGCTGCTTCCGCTCATCGTCTTCCTGCACGGCAGTGGGGGTGCAGGAACGGACAACCAGGCACAGATCTCAGGTGGGAACACCTACGGCACCGAGGCGTGGACCACTCCCGCCGTCGAGGGCACTACTCCCGTCTTCGTGGTGGCGCCGCAGATCCCTGCTGGGAGCCGCTGGGATGCCTTCGGCTCGGACGACATCTCCCGTTTCGAACGTGGCGTGTTGGAGCTGGTCGACGCGTTGGAGGCGGCTCGGCCCATCGATCCGGATCGCATCTACCTGGTGGGACAGTCCATCGGTGGCATGGGTGTCTGGGACCTGATCAGCAAACGCGCGGAACGATTCGCAGCCGCGGTGCCCGTTTGCGGGGCCGGGGAGCCATCACGGGCCGCGGCCGCCCGCTCCGTTCCGGTTTGGGCATTTCATGGAGAACTCGACGCGACCGTACCGGTAGCGGGTTCTCGTGACATGATCGCTGCCCTGCGTGCCATCGGTGCCGATCCTCGCTACACAGAGTACTCAGACGGCGGTCACGACGTCTGGACGCGTGCCTTTCGCGATCCAGAGCTGATCCCCTGGGTGTTGGCTCAGCGCAGGCGATCTCCGTAG
- a CDS encoding M20/M25/M40 family metallo-hydrolase, which translates to MDKTTNDATASQGLGRRKFLKGASVLGGAMVASGLAGREGAAAEGPAGETTTARRPGLRRPGQPATELTEQERRVLTAIRSEEVAAVLQDFVQIRTTMSDEQTGAEYFSRRLREWGIEDAWIQGVEGYPGRSNLIARLPGRTTPKGPTLLATSHLDAIAVDDMADREQWTDDPYSGAIRDGRVYGRGASDNKSGCVSKIMAAKAIREAGVELPGDLLIALVADEEGYMLGIKQFIKSGLHKEVSAALSEGAGTGSRIRETVPGRTSAMITFYGTNAHAGTSPLPGVGVNAIHKASKFIAAIADAAPNHPRDPYYGPSFYQVLQVTGGWPTTQTSQKPAFCRLFLDTRLVPDHDPDDVWRDVQVILDRLSAEDPDFRYSIGEIDRRPGYRVDFEWPVVKAIASAYEALAGRPPELGDAVPERFAIGTTDTHYLAQLGIPCASVVSPVRPDALGHAANEYMGIEALTEATKATALTIMRYWDFAE; encoded by the coding sequence ATGGACAAGACCACCAACGATGCGACGGCCTCACAGGGGTTGGGCCGGAGGAAGTTCCTGAAGGGCGCTTCGGTTCTCGGGGGGGCGATGGTCGCGTCGGGTCTGGCTGGGCGGGAGGGCGCTGCAGCCGAGGGCCCGGCGGGCGAGACGACCACGGCCCGCCGGCCAGGCCTGCGACGACCCGGGCAGCCGGCGACCGAGCTGACGGAGCAGGAGCGCCGGGTTCTGACGGCGATCCGGTCGGAGGAGGTTGCTGCCGTGCTACAGGATTTCGTGCAGATCCGCACCACGATGTCCGATGAGCAGACCGGCGCGGAGTATTTTTCGCGTCGGCTGCGCGAGTGGGGGATTGAAGACGCCTGGATCCAGGGAGTCGAGGGCTACCCAGGCCGCTCCAACCTGATCGCGCGCCTGCCGGGCCGTACAACCCCCAAGGGCCCCACCCTGTTGGCCACGTCGCATTTGGACGCGATCGCGGTGGATGACATGGCCGACCGGGAACAGTGGACAGACGACCCCTATTCCGGCGCGATCCGCGACGGTCGAGTGTACGGGCGCGGCGCTTCCGACAACAAGTCGGGATGTGTGTCCAAGATCATGGCTGCCAAGGCCATTCGGGAGGCGGGCGTGGAGTTGCCCGGAGATCTCCTGATCGCGTTGGTCGCCGATGAAGAAGGCTATATGCTCGGCATCAAGCAGTTCATCAAATCGGGACTGCACAAGGAGGTCTCCGCCGCGCTCTCGGAGGGCGCTGGCACCGGATCCCGGATCCGCGAAACGGTTCCGGGGCGGACCTCGGCGATGATCACGTTCTATGGTACCAACGCGCACGCGGGGACGTCTCCGCTTCCCGGTGTGGGCGTCAATGCGATCCACAAGGCCAGCAAGTTCATCGCGGCGATCGCGGACGCGGCCCCCAACCATCCGCGCGATCCCTACTACGGGCCGTCGTTCTACCAGGTCCTTCAGGTGACGGGTGGGTGGCCCACAACGCAGACCTCCCAGAAGCCGGCCTTCTGCAGACTGTTCCTCGATACGCGCCTCGTGCCCGATCACGATCCCGATGACGTGTGGCGAGACGTTCAGGTCATCCTCGATCGTCTCTCGGCGGAGGATCCGGACTTCCGCTACTCGATCGGCGAGATCGACCGGCGGCCCGGATACCGCGTGGACTTCGAGTGGCCCGTGGTGAAGGCGATCGCGTCCGCATACGAGGCACTCGCCGGGCGACCCCCGGAGTTGGGCGACGCGGTTCCGGAGCGCTTCGCCATCGGCACGACGGACACTCACTATCTCGCGCAGTTGGGCATCCCCTGCGCCAGCGTCGTCTCTCCGGTGCGGCCGGATGCGCTCGGTCACGCAGCCAACGAGTACATGGGCATCGAGGCGCTTACCGAAGCCACCAAGGCCACGGCGCTCACCATCATGCGGTACTGGGACTTCGCGGAATAG
- a CDS encoding sigma-70 family RNA polymerase sigma factor: protein MSEADVDGWARRARDGDDAAFETLVRHLVRPALAAAWEFVQTREDAEDVVQDAFTRAYQRLQRYDPSRPFAPWFFTIVRNAARNASSWDARWDRTPLMDDQLATQESDPLDRIDVDHRLQQALELLSPMQRACFRLTELEGFGRAEVAEMLGVSAATVRVHIHRARAALQTQMVDLRRRVPR from the coding sequence ATGAGCGAAGCCGATGTCGACGGCTGGGCGCGTCGAGCAAGAGACGGGGACGACGCCGCCTTCGAGACGCTCGTGCGCCATCTCGTGCGCCCGGCGTTGGCGGCCGCCTGGGAGTTCGTCCAGACCCGGGAGGACGCCGAGGATGTCGTGCAAGACGCCTTCACCCGCGCCTACCAACGCCTTCAACGTTATGATCCGTCTCGCCCCTTCGCGCCCTGGTTCTTCACCATCGTGCGCAACGCGGCACGCAACGCAAGCTCCTGGGATGCGCGCTGGGACCGGACCCCACTCATGGACGATCAGCTCGCGACTCAAGAATCCGACCCGCTGGACCGCATCGACGTCGACCACCGTCTGCAGCAGGCACTGGAGCTGCTCTCCCCCATGCAGCGCGCGTGCTTCAGGTTGACCGAGCTGGAGGGGTTCGGCCGCGCCGAGGTGGCTGAGATGCTGGGCGTGAGCGCCGCGACCGTGCGGGTTCACATCCATCGCGCACGCGCAGCGCTGCAGACTCAGATGGTCGATCTTCGGAGGAGGGTGCCACGGTGA